From Elaeis guineensis isolate ETL-2024a chromosome 16, EG11, whole genome shotgun sequence, a single genomic window includes:
- the LOC105059516 gene encoding uncharacterized protein isoform X1: protein MDAHQILDSLTSHIALYHSSKPNPNASPRAAVLRWFASLSGSHRQSMLTVLDPDFLGILLQMVSRLRRHGHGFFFLLLDLPSSSSPSLPSLCFRRSHGLLARAAASSATELALARSLLLFESREGEHTAECPLDSLTLSEDLVADVDRFVEVMDGISGGRFLRGEESGLGAPWAELSWLKDKGYYSLEAFVANRLEVALRLAWLSSHGGKNPKCGKAVKERAAVAGIAANAFWRKKGCLDWWMGLDPGQRKKIFQAFLEKAAKFLANEIVKGSNDALRNEFSFCKLEDELKVRYGPIASWQRVKQSLFRRNLDLSLDIMTMPSSRRPQILTNYLNRLLVVQEISTFLTCWLSESEDKALFFSTLESVDTISDCIIRNLRRLLMVVSIDCINRELMGDVKLKALPHKNEEKRNVGCRRGKNKCHSSRKLSPTSKPSKVDSTLHKTSMDQGCGTDCADDSSSGLCPPESTLSVVDNQKARTSSPFVPKKDPGKESSLTKRGMEVRKKVEGKEHTTGLTDSTVHRRKKKGGRKGSKTKTPGLAKVGFPELDNKKTTVTSVAAESELTESLPDTNDSAARHNVFPVSNLCDDSVKPDFMDHNEMISTELDPDPHSIADCCVTGVECSTSLNNSEDHNSIKMAEGIPQISSESSVRKSDVCCDKLVNCINSSISCSRSSTACEVMRPAVSTLELKDHEYHSTRDINNTNSPYVAPPNLIQGIMSENISIIENNGSEPYVRNHTSSMGGTSYEWPTILPPDFTSVHSQHLPAATDRLHLDVGHKLPNHFHQSFLPSRHQARKPTIEGGRSLLLPSLTLPMSFDWPPMVRSCRRLSQTVTVSYDSGYDPRLQSSFCPGFATHGLQINGTSCENERKHPGDVLDVYDLKNTSDVADDTESYWFSEEEYESHAFSGKDYNQFFGGGIMYWNPAEHVGTGFSRPPSHSSEDSAWAWHEADMNRAIDDMVGIPGLSASYNSNGLASPPAAPFCSPFDPLGPGHQSVGNAMLGNDSTGKVLNSSSSISDGPEEKASISLNNSTNGFEGVKADTLPYSMLRPIIVPSISRRGSRSEFKVGHDHKSPCVPSTRRETPRIKRPPSPVVLCVPRVPRPPPPSPVGESRKRGFPVVRSGSSSPRHWGMRSWYSDESTFEETRLCWDGAEVVWPSWRNKGLATSPMVQSIHGPLLQDHLITISQLARDQGHPDVALPLQPPDLLNCPSNKTLSLVHNLLHEEIDLFCKQVAAENLIRKPYVNWAVKRVTRSLQVLWPRSRTNIFGSNATGLALPTSDVDLVVSLPPVRNLEPIKEAGILEGRNGIKETCLQHAARYLGNQEWVRNDSLKTIENTAIPVIMLVADVPCDNSLSNEKSSIVDTSEAHSTKMPGKQSIPGADLSNSENTSWPMCSKMKKDDAVDVKSIRLDISFKSPSHTGLETSQLVRELTQQFPAAGPLALILKKFLSDRSLDQSYSGGLSSYCLVLLITRFLQHEHHIGQPVNQNLGSLLMDFLYFFGNVFDPRQMRTSIQGSGVYMNRERGLSIDPIHIDDPLCPANNVGRNCFRIHQCIKAFADAYSVLENELSQFSGNCAPTSTGTFRLLPKIIPSIDNEE from the exons ATGGATGCCCACCAAATCCTCGACTCCCTCACCTCCCATATCGCCCTCTACCACTCCTCAAAACCAAACCCTAACGCCAGCCCTCGCGCCGCCGTCCTCCGGTGGTTCGCCTCCCTCTCCGGCTCCCACCGCCAGTCCATGCTtaccgtcctcgaccccgacttcCTCGGCATCCTCCTCCAGATGGTCTCCCGCCTCCGCCGTCACGGCCAcggcttcttcttcctcctcctcgacctcccctcctcctcctccccctccctcccctccctctGCTTCCGCCGCTCCCACGGCCTACTCGCCCGCGCCGCCGCCTCCTCCGCCACGGAGCTTGCCCTCGCTCGGTCCCTCCTTCTCTTCGAGTCCCGGGAGGGCGAGCACACCGCCGAATGTCCCCTGGATTCCCTCACACTCTCCGAGGATTTGGTCGCCGATGTGGACCGGTTCGTGGAGGTCATGGATGGGATCTCCGGGGGAAGGTTCCTGAGAGGGGAGGAGAGCGGGTTGGGGGCGCCCTGGGCGGAGCTGTCGTGGTTGAAGGATAAGGGGTACTACAGCTTGGAGGCATTCGTGGCGAATCGGCTGGAGGTGGCGTTGAGGCTGGCGTGGCTTAGCTCCCATGGTGGGAAGAATCCGAAGTGCGGGAAGGCAGTGAAGGAGAGGGCTGCGGTCGCTGGTATAGCCGCCAATGCCTTTTGGAGGAAGAAGGGGTGCTTGGACTGGTGGATGGGGTTGGATCCTGGACAGAGGAAGAAGATTTTTCAGGCTTTTTTAGAGAAAGCAGCTAAATTTCTG GCAAACGAGATTGTTAAAGGGTCGAACGATGCTTTGAGGAATGAATTTTCTTTCTgtaaacttgaagatgaactgAAAGTAAGATATGGTCCTATTGCATCTTGGCAAAGGGTGAAGCAGTCATTGTTCCGAAGGAATCTAGATTTGTCCTTGGATATCATGACCATGCCATCTTCTAGAAGGCCACAAATCCTGACTAATTATTTGAACAGATTGCTTGTGGTTCAGGAGATATCTACTTTTTTAACATGTTGGCTTAGTGAATCTGAAGACAAGGCATTATTTTTCAGCACATTAGAATCTGTTGACACCATTTCAGATTGTATAATAAGAAACCTGCGAAGACTCCTCATGGTTGTTTCCATTGATTGTATAAATCGTGAACTTATGGGAGATGTAAAGTTAAAGGCCCTTCCGCACAAAAATGAAGAGAAGCGCAATGTTGGTTGTCGGCGAGGGAAGAACAAATGTCACAGTTCAAGAAAGCTAAGTCCTACTTCTAAGCCATCCAAGGTTGATTCAACATTACACAAAACTTCTATG GATCAAGGATGTGGAACAGACTGTGCAGATGATAGCAGCTCTGGGCTTTGCCCCCCAGAAAGCACTCTCTCAGTAGTGGATAATCAGAAGGCAAGGACTAGTAGTCCTTTTGTTCCAAAGAAAGATCCTGGGAAGGAATCTTCATTAACAAAAAGGGGAATGGAAGTAAGGAAAAAGGTGGAAGGAAAGGAGCATACCACAGGTTTGACTGATAGTACGGTCCATAGACGTAAGAAAAAAGGTGGAAGAAAAGGCTCTAAAACTAAAACTCCTGGCTTAGCGAAAGTTGGATTTCCTGAACTTGATAACAAGAAAACAACCGTAACATCTGTTGCCGCAGAAAGTGAACTGACAGAATCTTTACCTGACACCAATGATTCTGCTGCCAGGCATAACGTGTTTCCTGTTTCTAACTTATGTGATGATTCTGTTAAGCCTGATTTCATGGATCACAATGAAATGATAAGCACTGAGCTAGATCCTGACCCTCATTCTATTGCAGATTGCTGTGTTACTGGTGTGGAATGTAGTACGAGTTTAAACAATTCAGAAGACCATAATTCTATTAAAATGGCTGAAGGCATACCCCAGATATCTTCAGAATCTTCTGTGAGAAAGAGTGATGTTTGTTGTGACAAGCTTGTAAATTGTATTAATTCTTCCATAAGTTGTTCCAGGAGCAGTACTGCATGTGAAGTAATGAGGCCTGCTGTGTCTACACTCGAGCTTAAGGATCATGAGTATCATAGTACCCGGGATATAAATAACACCAATTCACCATATGTTGCACCTCCAAACTTGATTCAAGGCATTATGAGTGAGAATATTTCCATAATAGAGAATAATGGTAGTGAACCTTATGTACGAAACCACACAAGTTCCATGGGAGGCACTTCGTATGAGTGGCCTACCATATTGCCTCCTGATTTTACGTCTGTTCATTCACAGCATCTCCCAGCTGCCACAGACAGATTACATCTGGATGTTGGTCACAAATTGCCCAATCACTTTCATCAGTCTTTTCTGCCTTCGAGGCATCAGGCAAGAAAGCCAACAATTGAAGGTGGACGCAGTCTACTTTTACCTTCTCTAACTTTGCCTATGAGTTTCGACTGGCCTCCTATGGTCAGAAGTTGTCGTAGATTGAGTCAGACTGTGACTGTAAGCTATGATTCTGGATATGATCCAAGGCTGCAGTCTTCATTCTGCCCAGGATTTGCTACTCATGGACTGCAAATTAATGGGACTTCCTGTGAGAATGAGAGAAAGCATCCTGGAGATGTTTTAGATGTGTATGATTTGAAAAACACTTCTGATGTGGCAGATGATACTGAAAGCTACTGGTTTTCTGAAGAAGAGTACGAAAGTCATGCATTTTCTGGAAAGGattataatcaattctttggtGGTGGAATAATGTACTGGAATCCTGCTGAACATGTTGGAACAGGTTTTTCTCGCCCACCATCTCACAGTTCTGAAGACAGTGCTTGGGCTTGGCATGAAGCAGACATGAACAGAGCTATTGATGATATGGTTGGCATACCTGGATTATCTGCTTCTTACAATTCGAATGGTCTGGCCTCGCCACCTGCTGCCCCATTTTGTTCACCATTTGATCCATTGGGACCTGGACACCAGTCTGTTGGTAATGCTATGCTAGGAAATGACAGCACTGGAAAGGTACTGAACTCCTCATCTTCCATATCAGATGGTCCTGAAGAGAAAGCCTCAATATCTCTGAATAATTCAACTAATGGTTTTGAGGGAGTGAAAGCGGACACACTTCCATATTCAATGCTGCGGCCAATCATTGTTCCAAGTATATCAAGGAGGGGTTCGAGATCTGAATTTAAGGTTGGTCATGATCATAAAAGCCCATGTGTACCTTCTACCAGGAGGGAGACCCCTCGCATCAAGCGGCCTCCATCACCAGTTGTACTTTGTGTTCCTCGAGTACCTCGACCTCCCCCACCTTCTCCAGTTGGAGAATCTAGAAAGCGAGGCTTTCCAGTTGTAAGATCTGGTAGCTCAAGTCCTAGGCATTGGGGTATGAGAAGTTGGTATTCTGATGAAAGTACTTTTGAGGAAACTCGACTTTGTTGGGATGGCGCTGAAGTTGTTTGGCCTTCATGGCGAAACAAAGGGCTGGCTACCTCTCCAATGGTGCAATCTATTCATGGGCCTTTGTTGCAAGATCACCTCATCACAATTTCCCAGCTAGCTCGCGATCAGGGACAT CCAGATGTTGCATTACCATTGCAACCTCCTGATTTATTGAATTGTCCATCTAATAAGACTCTGTCCCTGGTGCACAATCTTCTTCATGAGGAAATTGATCTTTTCTGCAAGCAG GTTGCTGCTGAGAATCTGATCAGGAAGCCCTACGTTAACTGGGCTGTCAAGAGGGTTACACGATCTCTTCAGGTCCTCTGGCCTCGCTCTCGGACAAATATATTTGGTTCCAATGCAACTGGTTTAGCTCTTCCAACTAGTGATGTGGATCTTGTGGTTTCTCTCCCTCCAGTACGGAATTTG GAGCCTATCAAAGAAGCTGGAATTTTGGAAGGTCGTAACGGTATCAAGGAAACATGCCTTCAG CATGCAGCTAGGTACCTTGGGAACCAAGAGTGGGTTAGAAATGACTCCCTAAAAACAATAGAAAACACTGCA ATACCTGTCATCATGCTTGTGGCAGATGTTCCTTGTGACAATAGTCTTTCAAATGAGAAATCTTCCATTGTGGATACATCAGAAGCACATTCAACCAAGATGCCTGGAAAGCAAAGCATCCCTGGTGCAGATCTGTCTAATTCAGAAAATACCTCATGGCCAATGTGTTCAAAAATGAAAAAGGATGATGCTGTTGATGTGAAATCAATTCGTCTTGATATCAGCTTCAAGTCACCATCACACACAGGACTTGAAACTTCTCAACTG GTTAGGGAGCTCACTCAGCAGTTTCCTGCTGCTGGACCCCTTGCTTTGATACTGAAGAAGTTTTTGTCAGATCGTAGTTTGGATCAGTCTTATTCGGGTGGTTTGAGTTCTTACTGTTTG GTGTTGCTAATTACACGCTTTCTTCAGCATGAACACCATATTGGTCAGCCTGTTAACCAG AACCTGGGCAgccttttgatggattttctctACTTCTTTGG GAATGTTTTTGACCCACGTCAAATGCGTACTTCGATTCAAGGAAGTGGAGTGTATATGAATCGAGAACGAGGGCTCAG CATCGATCCAATTCATATCGATGATCCTCTCTGTCCAGCTAACAATGTAGGAAGGAATTGCTTTCGTATACACCAGTGTATTAAG GCTTTTGCTGATGCTTACTCTGTGCTGGAAAATGAGCTATCACAGTTTTCTGGTAATTGTGCTCCAACTTCAACAGGAACATTCAGGCTACTTCCAAAAATCATCCCGAGTATTGATAATGAGGAGTGA
- the LOC105059516 gene encoding uncharacterized protein isoform X2 has product MDAHQILDSLTSHIALYHSSKPNPNASPRAAVLRWFASLSGSHRQSMLTVLDPDFLGILLQMVSRLRRHGHGFFFLLLDLPSSSSPSLPSLCFRRSHGLLARAAASSATELALARSLLLFESREGEHTAECPLDSLTLSEDLVADVDRFVEVMDGISGGRFLRGEESGLGAPWAELSWLKDKGYYSLEAFVANRLEVALRLAWLSSHGGKNPKCGKAVKERAAVAGIAANAFWRKKGCLDWWMGLDPGQRKKIFQAFLEKAAKFLANEIVKGSNDALRNEFSFCKLEDELKVRYGPIASWQRVKQSLFRRNLDLSLDIMTMPSSRRPQILTNYLNRLLVVQEISTFLTCWLSESEDKALFFSTLESVDTISDCIIRNLRRLLMVVSIDCINRELMGDVKLKALPHKNEEKRNVGCRRGKNKCHSSRKLSPTSKPSKVDSTLHKTSMDQGCGTDCADDSSSGLCPPESTLSVVDNQKARTSSPFVPKKDPGKESSLTKRGMEVRKKVEGKEHTTGLTDSTVHRRKKKGGRKGSKTKTPGLAKVGFPELDNKKTTVTSVAAESELTESLPDTNDSAARHNVFPVSNLCDDSVKPDFMDHNEMISTELDPDPHSIADCCVTGVECSTSLNNSEDHNSIKMAEGIPQISSESSVRKSDVCCDKLVNCINSSISCSRSSTACEVMRPAVSTLELKDHEYHSTRDINNTNSPYVAPPNLIQGIMSENISIIENNGSEPYVRNHTSSMGGTSYEWPTILPPDFTSVHSQHLPAATDRLHLDVGHKLPNHFHQSFLPSRHQARKPTIEGGRSLLLPSLTLPMSFDWPPMVRSCRRLSQTVTVSYDSGYDPRLQSSFCPGFATHGLQINGTSCENERKHPGDVLDVYDLKNTSDVADDTESYWFSEEEYESHAFSGKDYNQFFGGGIMYWNPAEHVGTGFSRPPSHSSEDSAWAWHEADMNRAIDDMVGIPGLSASYNSNGLASPPAAPFCSPFDPLGPGHQSVGNAMLGNDSTGKVLNSSSSISDGPEEKASISLNNSTNGFEGVKADTLPYSMLRPIIVPSISRRGSRSEFKVGHDHKSPCVPSTRRETPRIKRPPSPVVLCVPRVPRPPPPSPVGESRKRGFPVVRSGSSSPRHWGMRSWYSDESTFEETRLCWDGAEVVWPSWRNKGLATSPMVQSIHGPLLQDHLITISQLARDQGHPDVALPLQPPDLLNCPSNKTLSLVHNLLHEEIDLFCKQVAAENLIRKPYVNWAVKRVTRSLQVLWPRSRTNIFGSNATGLALPTSDVDLVVSLPPVRNLEPIKEAGILEGRNGIKETCLQHAARYLGNQEWVRNDSLKTIENTAIPVIMLVADVPCDNSLSNEKSSIVDTSEAHSTKMPGKQSIPGADLSNSENTSWPMCSKMKKDDAVDVKSIRLDISFKSPSHTGLETSQLVRELTQQFPAAGPLALILKKFLSDRSLDQSYSGGLSSYCLVLLITRFLQHEHHIGQPVNQNLGSLLMDFLYFFGNVFDPRQMRTSIQGSGVYMNRERGLSIDPIHIDDPLCPANNVGRNCFRIHQCIKEHSGYFQKSSRVLIMRSDIGS; this is encoded by the exons ATGGATGCCCACCAAATCCTCGACTCCCTCACCTCCCATATCGCCCTCTACCACTCCTCAAAACCAAACCCTAACGCCAGCCCTCGCGCCGCCGTCCTCCGGTGGTTCGCCTCCCTCTCCGGCTCCCACCGCCAGTCCATGCTtaccgtcctcgaccccgacttcCTCGGCATCCTCCTCCAGATGGTCTCCCGCCTCCGCCGTCACGGCCAcggcttcttcttcctcctcctcgacctcccctcctcctcctccccctccctcccctccctctGCTTCCGCCGCTCCCACGGCCTACTCGCCCGCGCCGCCGCCTCCTCCGCCACGGAGCTTGCCCTCGCTCGGTCCCTCCTTCTCTTCGAGTCCCGGGAGGGCGAGCACACCGCCGAATGTCCCCTGGATTCCCTCACACTCTCCGAGGATTTGGTCGCCGATGTGGACCGGTTCGTGGAGGTCATGGATGGGATCTCCGGGGGAAGGTTCCTGAGAGGGGAGGAGAGCGGGTTGGGGGCGCCCTGGGCGGAGCTGTCGTGGTTGAAGGATAAGGGGTACTACAGCTTGGAGGCATTCGTGGCGAATCGGCTGGAGGTGGCGTTGAGGCTGGCGTGGCTTAGCTCCCATGGTGGGAAGAATCCGAAGTGCGGGAAGGCAGTGAAGGAGAGGGCTGCGGTCGCTGGTATAGCCGCCAATGCCTTTTGGAGGAAGAAGGGGTGCTTGGACTGGTGGATGGGGTTGGATCCTGGACAGAGGAAGAAGATTTTTCAGGCTTTTTTAGAGAAAGCAGCTAAATTTCTG GCAAACGAGATTGTTAAAGGGTCGAACGATGCTTTGAGGAATGAATTTTCTTTCTgtaaacttgaagatgaactgAAAGTAAGATATGGTCCTATTGCATCTTGGCAAAGGGTGAAGCAGTCATTGTTCCGAAGGAATCTAGATTTGTCCTTGGATATCATGACCATGCCATCTTCTAGAAGGCCACAAATCCTGACTAATTATTTGAACAGATTGCTTGTGGTTCAGGAGATATCTACTTTTTTAACATGTTGGCTTAGTGAATCTGAAGACAAGGCATTATTTTTCAGCACATTAGAATCTGTTGACACCATTTCAGATTGTATAATAAGAAACCTGCGAAGACTCCTCATGGTTGTTTCCATTGATTGTATAAATCGTGAACTTATGGGAGATGTAAAGTTAAAGGCCCTTCCGCACAAAAATGAAGAGAAGCGCAATGTTGGTTGTCGGCGAGGGAAGAACAAATGTCACAGTTCAAGAAAGCTAAGTCCTACTTCTAAGCCATCCAAGGTTGATTCAACATTACACAAAACTTCTATG GATCAAGGATGTGGAACAGACTGTGCAGATGATAGCAGCTCTGGGCTTTGCCCCCCAGAAAGCACTCTCTCAGTAGTGGATAATCAGAAGGCAAGGACTAGTAGTCCTTTTGTTCCAAAGAAAGATCCTGGGAAGGAATCTTCATTAACAAAAAGGGGAATGGAAGTAAGGAAAAAGGTGGAAGGAAAGGAGCATACCACAGGTTTGACTGATAGTACGGTCCATAGACGTAAGAAAAAAGGTGGAAGAAAAGGCTCTAAAACTAAAACTCCTGGCTTAGCGAAAGTTGGATTTCCTGAACTTGATAACAAGAAAACAACCGTAACATCTGTTGCCGCAGAAAGTGAACTGACAGAATCTTTACCTGACACCAATGATTCTGCTGCCAGGCATAACGTGTTTCCTGTTTCTAACTTATGTGATGATTCTGTTAAGCCTGATTTCATGGATCACAATGAAATGATAAGCACTGAGCTAGATCCTGACCCTCATTCTATTGCAGATTGCTGTGTTACTGGTGTGGAATGTAGTACGAGTTTAAACAATTCAGAAGACCATAATTCTATTAAAATGGCTGAAGGCATACCCCAGATATCTTCAGAATCTTCTGTGAGAAAGAGTGATGTTTGTTGTGACAAGCTTGTAAATTGTATTAATTCTTCCATAAGTTGTTCCAGGAGCAGTACTGCATGTGAAGTAATGAGGCCTGCTGTGTCTACACTCGAGCTTAAGGATCATGAGTATCATAGTACCCGGGATATAAATAACACCAATTCACCATATGTTGCACCTCCAAACTTGATTCAAGGCATTATGAGTGAGAATATTTCCATAATAGAGAATAATGGTAGTGAACCTTATGTACGAAACCACACAAGTTCCATGGGAGGCACTTCGTATGAGTGGCCTACCATATTGCCTCCTGATTTTACGTCTGTTCATTCACAGCATCTCCCAGCTGCCACAGACAGATTACATCTGGATGTTGGTCACAAATTGCCCAATCACTTTCATCAGTCTTTTCTGCCTTCGAGGCATCAGGCAAGAAAGCCAACAATTGAAGGTGGACGCAGTCTACTTTTACCTTCTCTAACTTTGCCTATGAGTTTCGACTGGCCTCCTATGGTCAGAAGTTGTCGTAGATTGAGTCAGACTGTGACTGTAAGCTATGATTCTGGATATGATCCAAGGCTGCAGTCTTCATTCTGCCCAGGATTTGCTACTCATGGACTGCAAATTAATGGGACTTCCTGTGAGAATGAGAGAAAGCATCCTGGAGATGTTTTAGATGTGTATGATTTGAAAAACACTTCTGATGTGGCAGATGATACTGAAAGCTACTGGTTTTCTGAAGAAGAGTACGAAAGTCATGCATTTTCTGGAAAGGattataatcaattctttggtGGTGGAATAATGTACTGGAATCCTGCTGAACATGTTGGAACAGGTTTTTCTCGCCCACCATCTCACAGTTCTGAAGACAGTGCTTGGGCTTGGCATGAAGCAGACATGAACAGAGCTATTGATGATATGGTTGGCATACCTGGATTATCTGCTTCTTACAATTCGAATGGTCTGGCCTCGCCACCTGCTGCCCCATTTTGTTCACCATTTGATCCATTGGGACCTGGACACCAGTCTGTTGGTAATGCTATGCTAGGAAATGACAGCACTGGAAAGGTACTGAACTCCTCATCTTCCATATCAGATGGTCCTGAAGAGAAAGCCTCAATATCTCTGAATAATTCAACTAATGGTTTTGAGGGAGTGAAAGCGGACACACTTCCATATTCAATGCTGCGGCCAATCATTGTTCCAAGTATATCAAGGAGGGGTTCGAGATCTGAATTTAAGGTTGGTCATGATCATAAAAGCCCATGTGTACCTTCTACCAGGAGGGAGACCCCTCGCATCAAGCGGCCTCCATCACCAGTTGTACTTTGTGTTCCTCGAGTACCTCGACCTCCCCCACCTTCTCCAGTTGGAGAATCTAGAAAGCGAGGCTTTCCAGTTGTAAGATCTGGTAGCTCAAGTCCTAGGCATTGGGGTATGAGAAGTTGGTATTCTGATGAAAGTACTTTTGAGGAAACTCGACTTTGTTGGGATGGCGCTGAAGTTGTTTGGCCTTCATGGCGAAACAAAGGGCTGGCTACCTCTCCAATGGTGCAATCTATTCATGGGCCTTTGTTGCAAGATCACCTCATCACAATTTCCCAGCTAGCTCGCGATCAGGGACAT CCAGATGTTGCATTACCATTGCAACCTCCTGATTTATTGAATTGTCCATCTAATAAGACTCTGTCCCTGGTGCACAATCTTCTTCATGAGGAAATTGATCTTTTCTGCAAGCAG GTTGCTGCTGAGAATCTGATCAGGAAGCCCTACGTTAACTGGGCTGTCAAGAGGGTTACACGATCTCTTCAGGTCCTCTGGCCTCGCTCTCGGACAAATATATTTGGTTCCAATGCAACTGGTTTAGCTCTTCCAACTAGTGATGTGGATCTTGTGGTTTCTCTCCCTCCAGTACGGAATTTG GAGCCTATCAAAGAAGCTGGAATTTTGGAAGGTCGTAACGGTATCAAGGAAACATGCCTTCAG CATGCAGCTAGGTACCTTGGGAACCAAGAGTGGGTTAGAAATGACTCCCTAAAAACAATAGAAAACACTGCA ATACCTGTCATCATGCTTGTGGCAGATGTTCCTTGTGACAATAGTCTTTCAAATGAGAAATCTTCCATTGTGGATACATCAGAAGCACATTCAACCAAGATGCCTGGAAAGCAAAGCATCCCTGGTGCAGATCTGTCTAATTCAGAAAATACCTCATGGCCAATGTGTTCAAAAATGAAAAAGGATGATGCTGTTGATGTGAAATCAATTCGTCTTGATATCAGCTTCAAGTCACCATCACACACAGGACTTGAAACTTCTCAACTG GTTAGGGAGCTCACTCAGCAGTTTCCTGCTGCTGGACCCCTTGCTTTGATACTGAAGAAGTTTTTGTCAGATCGTAGTTTGGATCAGTCTTATTCGGGTGGTTTGAGTTCTTACTGTTTG GTGTTGCTAATTACACGCTTTCTTCAGCATGAACACCATATTGGTCAGCCTGTTAACCAG AACCTGGGCAgccttttgatggattttctctACTTCTTTGG GAATGTTTTTGACCCACGTCAAATGCGTACTTCGATTCAAGGAAGTGGAGTGTATATGAATCGAGAACGAGGGCTCAG CATCGATCCAATTCATATCGATGATCCTCTCTGTCCAGCTAACAATGTAGGAAGGAATTGCTTTCGTATACACCAGTGTATTAAG GAACATTCAGGCTACTTCCAAAAATCATCCCGAGTATTGATAATGAGGAGTGATATTGGATCATGA